ACATTGTGGGGCGACACGCTGCCGGTGCTGGTGCCGCCCGGCGACGAATATCCGGAAGTGGACGAGCCGCACGCGACCTATGAAGGGAACGCGCTGCTCAAGGCGACGGAGCTCGCGCGTTTGCGCGGCGGCCCGGCGCTGGCCGACGATTCAGGGATAGAAGTGGAGGCGCTCGGCTGGGGGCCCGGCGTGGTGTCGGCGCGGACGCCCTCGCCGGATTCAACGCCGGGAGAGCGCAATGCTGACATCTTGGCGCGCTTGGCTGCGCTTGGGGATGTGAGCCGGCGGGCGCGCTACGTCTGCGTGTGCGCGTTGGTCGTGCCCGGTCAGGAGCCGATCATCGGCCGAGGTGAGGTAGAGGGCGAGATTGCTCGCGCGCCGCGCGGCTCGAACGGCTTCGGTTACGATCCGATTTTCTATTACCCGCCATATGCCCGTACATTCGGCGAGGTCGACATCGCGATGAAGCACGCCGTCTCGCACCGCGCCCGTGCTATTCGCGATTTAAGCGAAAAGCTCATACGCAGGCAATAGCCGGCCCACAGATCCCCTGTACAATCGGGCGATGTGGAAGTTTTGTCGGAGATGTCACAAACGAAAGTCGCCCGATGCCTTTGGCCGTAGACAACGCGGCACAGATATCTTGACCTCCTACTGCAAGGAATGTCAGCGCAAGTATTGCCATGAACACTATCAAACGCATCGGGCGCGGCACAACGAGCGGCGTTATGCCAACC
Above is a window of Candidatus Eremiobacteraceae bacterium DNA encoding:
- a CDS encoding non-canonical purine NTP pyrophosphatase, producing MRLDPRVPIAVATRNADKFGELVTLWGDTLPVLVPPGDEYPEVDEPHATYEGNALLKATELARLRGGPALADDSGIEVEALGWGPGVVSARTPSPDSTPGERNADILARLAALGDVSRRARYVCVCALVVPGQEPIIGRGEVEGEIARAPRGSNGFGYDPIFYYPPYARTFGEVDIAMKHAVSHRARAIRDLSEKLIRRQ